A stretch of Terriglobales bacterium DNA encodes these proteins:
- a CDS encoding ABC transporter permease, with the protein MELLSPVDYAKQGVLAIQEYSLLAWRSIANLFGHPRYLADTLMQADLIGVGSLPIVVLTGFFTGAVLALQGANTLQRFGSLTLIGQLVSLSMVRELGPVLTGLMVSGRNSSGMASELGSMKVTEQIDAMRALGTDPSRKLVTPRVVATVFMLFFLTIISDLVGLAGGFMVAYVMLGLDANQYWSNAWQSLVFSDVLMGLVKPVFFGFIISSVGCYYGLSTKGGTQGVGRSTTQAVVASSVLILVLDFFLTRVLMVFFPH; encoded by the coding sequence ATGGAACTCTTGTCTCCGGTCGATTATGCCAAGCAGGGAGTGCTGGCGATCCAGGAGTACTCTCTGCTGGCATGGCGCTCCATCGCCAACCTGTTCGGGCATCCGCGGTATTTGGCCGACACGTTGATGCAGGCGGACTTGATCGGTGTGGGCTCGTTGCCCATCGTGGTGTTGACCGGCTTCTTTACCGGCGCGGTGCTGGCCTTGCAGGGCGCCAACACGCTGCAGCGTTTCGGCAGCTTGACCCTGATCGGACAACTCGTCTCGCTCTCCATGGTCCGCGAACTGGGGCCGGTACTGACCGGACTGATGGTCTCCGGCCGCAACTCATCGGGCATGGCCAGCGAGCTCGGCTCCATGAAGGTCACCGAGCAGATCGACGCCATGCGCGCCCTGGGGACCGATCCCAGCCGCAAGCTGGTGACCCCGCGGGTGGTGGCCACGGTCTTCATGTTGTTCTTCCTGACCATCATCAGCGACCTGGTCGGTCTGGCCGGCGGCTTCATGGTGGCGTACGTCATGCTCGGCCTCGACGCCAACCAGTACTGGTCCAACGCCTGGCAGAGCCTTGTGTTTTCGGATGTCCTGATGGGCCTGGTGAAACCGGTGTTCTTCGGCTTCATCATCTCCAGCGTGGGCTGCTATTACGGCCTTTCCACCAAGGGCGGGACGCAGGGCGTGGGCCGCTCCACTACCCAGGCGGTGGTGGCGTCGTCAGTGCTCATCCTGGTGCTGGATTTCTTCCTCACCCGCGTGCTGATGGTCTTCTTCCCCCACTGA